In the genome of Candidatus Krumholzibacteriia bacterium, the window ATCTGCCGCCCGGCAAAACTGCGACACGCTTCTTTCAGCGCAGGAAAGGAATGAATCTCCCGACTGTCGGCCAATTCAGAAACGGTGAGCGCTGCCCCCAAACGGAGAAGGCCTCCTTCGCTCTCCACACCCTGAAGCTCCTTCAGGTTCTTCAGATCCACCAGAGTGCCGGGCCAGTCACGGTCGCATCCGAGATGCACGAGAAGGTCGCTGCCACCGGCAAGGGCCAGTGCATCCTCCCGGGCCAGCGCTGACTCGGCGTCGGCAAGAGTGCGAGGGCAGAGGTACTTCATTTCTTGTAGCCGGGTACCTTTTGGAGTTCGCCGAAGAAGATAGTGCGATCTTCTTCCTCTGCGATTGCGTCTCCCGCCTCTTTCGCCCGCAGAAGGAAGGCGGCGTGCTCCTCCTTGTTCCCGGAGAGATGGTGGGCCCGCGCATTCGCCTCCAGGGCAAAGGCCAGATCCCAGTCTCCAAAACCATTTTCCTCGCAAAGCGCGAGGCATTTCTCCGCATGGCGAAGTGCTTCGGAGGCAATGCCGATCTTGGCGTAGGCGCGGGAAACCAGATGGTGACCGCGGGCCAGATTCACGGTCTCTCCAACCTGGCTCCAGTGGTAGAGCGAGGCGTGAGCCATGTCTGTCAGCCGTTCCAGCGCATCCGCTTCCGGAGATTCCTGGTCGATGACAGTCCAGCTACGATTGTTGAGTTCAATGGCGAACCACTGGTTCGCTTTCTGCATTTGATCCTGTTCCACGGCCACCCCCTGAATGGCGATACAAAGTGCGAGTACGAACCATCTCATTTACCAGACTCCTTTTCCACCGCGTCCAGGATTTTTGCGTACCCCGTACACCGACAGAGATTGCCGGACAATCCATGACGAATGGCATCACGGCTTTCGGCGCGGGAACTGTCGATCAGGTCTGCGGCGCTAATGACCATGCCCGGAAAACAGTAGCCACACTGTACGGCATGGGTTTCCTCCAGTGCGGACTGAACGGGGTGATCCATTCCCTCGATCGTGGTCACCTCTGCTCCTTCACACTCCAGTGCGAGAACCAGGCAACTGTTGACCGGCTTGCCACTCAGAAGCACGGTGCAGGCACCGCACTCTCCTTCCGCACAGACTTCCTTGGTACCGGTGAGCGACAGCTTCTCTCGCAGAAGATCCAGAAGACGAAGGGTCGCGGGAACAAGGAGTTCATGCTCCTGTCCGTTTACGCGGATCCTGAGTTGCGACTTCAAGGCAGCCTCTCCAGGGCTTCGCGGTCCTTGAGTCCGTGGCCCGTGACCAGGCAAACCGCTTTTTGCGTCGAATCCTGTAGCCCGTCCTTGACCGCTCGGGACAGTCCGGCCAGCGAGGCGGCCGCGGCAGGTTCTGCAAGCACGCCCTCCAGTCGCGCAAGGCGGCTCATGGCTCCCAGAATCTCGGGGTCGCTTACGGTAATCGCAAAGCCCTTTGACTTGCGCAGTGCTCGCAGGGCCTTTGTGCCGTCGGCAGGCATGTCCACGGAAATCGAGTCGGCAAGAGTGTCGGAACTCACCGGCTGAATGTCCCGCTCTTCTTTCCAGGCATCGTGAATCGCCGCAGAGCCTTCGGCTTGTACGGCGACCAGCCGGGGCATGGAAGTCAGGATGCCGAGTTGAAGCAGATCCGAGAATCCCTTGTGCACGGCCCCCAGAATGGAGCCATCGCCGGTGGGGACATAGACCAGGTCGGGCGCAGTCCAGCCCAACTGCTCGGCGATTTCAAGGGCGACGGTTTTCTTTCCCTCCGTACACCAGGGGTTGAAGCCGGTGCTGCGAGAGATCCAGTTGTTCTTGAGGCAGTCCTCGGCGCAAAGCTCATAGGCGCGATCGTAGTTGCCATCTACCCTGACAAGCTTCGCACCGTGAGCCCGAATCTGTTCCAGTTTGGCCGGCGGCGCAGAGGCCGGCGTATAGACGACCGCCTTCATGCCGAGCCGGGCAGCCAGAGCGGACAGGCTGGCTCCCGCGTTTCCGGTAGAGGCCGTGGCCACGGTTTCCGCTCCCTGCTCGCGGGCTGCCAGAAGAACGGCCAGCGTCGCACGGTCTTTCAGGCTGGCGGAGGGATTGCGGGTATCGTCTTTCAGAAAGAGTCCCGGCGCACCGATTGCCTCTCCCAGCCTTCCGGCAAAGAGAAGGGGAGTGCCGCCGATGCCGTAAGCCATGGCCCCGAGTCCCGGCAGGGGGAGGAGCGGAGCGTAGCGGCCCATATGAAAGTCCGGGAAGGACTCGATCTGCTCCCTTGCCTTTCCCAGTGCTTCGAAGTCCAGAAGGAGATCCAGTTTTTCCCCACAGTCCGGGCAGACCGGGAGCAGGTTCTCCATGGGGAGGGTCTTCCCGCAGGAGACGCATCGGGCAGAATGATAGTGAACTTCTGACATGGCTTGAGCTTAGACCCCCTGCCCCGGAGTGGCAAATCTTTCTTGGGGGCAAAACCACCGATCCTGATAATTGTAATCTAAATTACCCGCAGACCTTTACAAGCCGTAAGGAAAGTGCAAAGATACAATTGAAACTATCGCCGGACGGGCAGTGTATTGTGACAGGAGGATGGGACTCTCAATCACTGGTTTGCTACGAAAGAAAGGAAGCGCCATGAAACATGTGCGAATGAGCATTCCGCTGATCTTCCTGCTCCTGATGTTCTCTGTTTCTGCAACTGCGGGTCTTCACATCTCGACCATCGATGGCAGCCTGAACTACTGGTATAACGCCAATGTCAACGGGGAATTCCCCGACATCACCACGAACGGAACCTTCCTCTGGGCCGACTGTGACTACAGCGTCACTCTGGATTTTCCCCCGATTGAGCACGGGGACTTCGAGTGGTATGTCGAGCCTTCGGCCAATATCTATGGCATGGTGCACGGCATTCCCATTGAACTGATCGTGGATGAAGACGGGATCTTTATCTATTCCAACGGAGAAATCTCCAAGGACAAGTACTGGGAAGAGTTCGGCTACTCCTGGGTCGAGGGTAGAGGCTTGCTTCTGGAGACCATGGCGACTCCGGCAAGTGCCTTCCCGGCCGACCCCGACCGAGTCGTGGGCCTCTGGGAGCACGACCTGGAACCCGATGGAGCGCAGGACATCCTGGCCTCCATTTTGGGTTCTGATGGCAACTACAGCCTGCAGTTTTATGTGACCCGATCCCTTTACTGGGTGGGGATGAACGGACCTGCTCTGGTCGAGAACTTTGCAGACTGGGTGGAGGTCAAGCTGCCGGGGGTTCCCACCGACCTCATTCGGGAGCAGGACATCGGGCCCTTCATGGATATGGACCTTATGATCTACGCCCTCGGCGGGGCGATTCCGGGAATTGACATCAGCGGTTCCGGGAGTTTTTCGGTGACCATCCGGGCCATTGGGGGAACAGCTACCGAGCCAAGCTCCTGGAGCCAGATCAAGGCGCTTTACTGATTCCTGAATTCGCAAGCGAGTGAT includes:
- a CDS encoding (2Fe-2S)-binding protein; translation: MKSQLRIRVNGQEHELLVPATLRLLDLLREKLSLTGTKEVCAEGECGACTVLLSGKPVNSCLVLALECEGAEVTTIEGMDHPVQSALEETHAVQCGYCFPGMVISAADLIDSSRAESRDAIRHGLSGNLCRCTGYAKILDAVEKESGK
- the thrC gene encoding threonine synthase: MSEVHYHSARCVSCGKTLPMENLLPVCPDCGEKLDLLLDFEALGKAREQIESFPDFHMGRYAPLLPLPGLGAMAYGIGGTPLLFAGRLGEAIGAPGLFLKDDTRNPSASLKDRATLAVLLAAREQGAETVATASTGNAGASLSALAARLGMKAVVYTPASAPPAKLEQIRAHGAKLVRVDGNYDRAYELCAEDCLKNNWISRSTGFNPWCTEGKKTVALEIAEQLGWTAPDLVYVPTGDGSILGAVHKGFSDLLQLGILTSMPRLVAVQAEGSAAIHDAWKEERDIQPVSSDTLADSISVDMPADGTKALRALRKSKGFAITVSDPEILGAMSRLARLEGVLAEPAAAASLAGLSRAVKDGLQDSTQKAVCLVTGHGLKDREALERLP